One window from the genome of Candidatus Chlorohelix allophototropha encodes:
- a CDS encoding dolichyl-phosphate beta-glucosyltransferase, protein MGFSKENEQVTSQALDSKSPNNQAEPGRVDSVRPASATKPYLSVVIPAYNEEKRLPGTLATVLEYLEKQSYSVEVIIVDDGSADATAGIVQRSMAERSEQPNNCELKLIASEHRGKGYTVRRGMLASKGEYVLFSDADFSTPIVDVVKLLHWLEQGYDVAVGSREGQEAHRYGEPFYRHLMGRVFNSLVRFVTGANMQDTQCGFKAFRREACHDLFRRLKLYGDNARTVKGAMVTGFDVEVLFLARKRGYKLKEVPVSWYYVGGSKVNPLKDSIRMLRDIIQVKLNDLRGLYRDER, encoded by the coding sequence ATGGGATTTTCTAAGGAGAACGAGCAAGTGACTTCACAAGCGCTCGACTCTAAATCACCCAATAATCAGGCAGAACCCGGCAGGGTGGATTCGGTGCGCCCCGCTTCTGCTACTAAGCCCTACCTGTCCGTAGTTATCCCCGCTTATAATGAAGAGAAGCGCCTACCCGGCACTCTTGCAACTGTGCTGGAATACCTCGAAAAGCAAAGTTATTCGGTGGAGGTGATAATCGTTGACGATGGCAGCGCCGATGCTACGGCTGGCATCGTTCAGCGGTCAATGGCGGAGCGTTCGGAGCAGCCCAACAACTGCGAATTGAAGCTTATCGCCAGCGAACATCGCGGCAAAGGCTACACGGTGCGCCGTGGTATGCTGGCAAGTAAGGGCGAGTATGTGCTTTTTTCTGACGCGGATTTCTCTACTCCCATTGTAGACGTAGTAAAACTGCTGCACTGGTTGGAGCAAGGCTACGATGTGGCAGTAGGTAGCCGCGAAGGACAAGAAGCGCACCGCTACGGTGAGCCTTTCTACCGCCATCTGATGGGGCGCGTGTTTAATAGCCTGGTGCGTTTTGTAACCGGCGCGAACATGCAGGATACCCAGTGCGGTTTCAAAGCTTTCCGGCGTGAAGCCTGCCATGACCTGTTCCGCCGCCTCAAGCTTTACGGGGATAATGCCAGAACGGTCAAAGGCGCAATGGTCACAGGCTTTGATGTGGAAGTGCTTTTTTTGGCTCGCAAGCGTGGCTATAAGCTGAAGGAAGTGCCGGTTAGCTGGTACTATGTTGGCGGAAGCAAAGTCAACCCCCTCAAAGATTCAATTCGCATGTTGCGTGATATAATTCAGGTGAAATTGAACGACTTGAGAGGACTTTATAGAGATGAGCGATAA
- the abc-f gene encoding ribosomal protection-like ABC-F family protein gives MLKVSGINKSFGDAVILEKVGFILNRGERTGLIGPNGSGKSTLLKIIVGEEQADSGKVWLDPSARFGYLEQALEYAPDDTVGKIIGKAIGQALEILLEIEQLGVAISAAQGDEFEVLMASYSEALEEAERLDAYGAQARLAEALNGLGLEHLDQKTPVTTLSGGQKTRLGLARLLLSRPDLLLLDEPTNHLDITALEWLQEFVRQYKGAVLIVSHDRAFLDEVVQKLLVLDEKTHTLKEFVGNYSAYMEDEERQRRKYEDEYQRQQEYIGKVEADLHATEQHARNIEGSTIDFYVRKRALKVARRAVVRKARLEKYLDSEERLEKPKKGWHMKLEFENTPTSGQIVLTLDNVAKAFGNLRLFERVTGELKKGERVVLLGANGTGKTTLLKIIAGELAPDSGIARLGANVRVGYFSQEQEGLKPQQTALEAVREVTALSETEARNFLHYFLFSGDEVFTPVGNLSYGERARLALARLVLSGVNFLLLDEPLNHLDIKSREQFEEALEQFEGTILAVAHDRYFVAHFAERIWAIQDKALKSYYALEDYERAVAV, from the coding sequence ATGCTTAAAGTTTCTGGAATAAATAAAAGCTTTGGCGATGCCGTTATCCTCGAAAAAGTTGGCTTTATCCTCAACCGGGGTGAGCGCACCGGGCTAATCGGACCAAACGGCTCAGGCAAATCCACCCTATTAAAAATAATCGTAGGCGAAGAACAAGCCGATTCGGGCAAAGTATGGCTCGACCCATCGGCGCGTTTTGGCTACCTCGAACAAGCGCTAGAATACGCGCCAGATGATACCGTTGGCAAAATAATCGGCAAAGCGATAGGTCAAGCATTAGAAATTCTGCTTGAAATAGAGCAGCTGGGCGTAGCAATTAGCGCGGCGCAAGGCGATGAATTTGAGGTGCTGATGGCAAGTTATTCCGAAGCGTTAGAAGAAGCCGAAAGGCTGGACGCTTACGGGGCACAAGCGCGACTCGCCGAAGCGCTGAACGGGTTAGGGCTGGAACATCTCGACCAGAAAACCCCAGTGACGACTCTGAGCGGTGGACAAAAAACTCGGTTGGGATTGGCGCGTCTGTTGCTTTCTCGACCAGACCTACTACTTTTGGACGAACCAACCAACCATTTGGACATTACCGCACTGGAATGGTTACAGGAATTTGTGCGTCAGTACAAAGGGGCAGTGCTGATTGTGTCGCATGACCGCGCTTTTCTGGATGAAGTGGTTCAGAAATTGCTGGTGCTGGACGAAAAAACGCACACCCTAAAAGAGTTTGTGGGCAATTACAGCGCTTATATGGAAGATGAGGAGAGGCAACGCCGAAAATACGAAGACGAATACCAGCGTCAGCAAGAGTATATCGGCAAGGTGGAAGCCGACCTGCACGCCACCGAGCAACACGCCCGCAATATCGAAGGCTCTACCATCGATTTCTATGTTCGCAAACGCGCCTTGAAAGTGGCGCGGCGGGCGGTGGTGCGCAAAGCTAGGTTGGAAAAGTATCTCGATAGCGAAGAGCGGTTGGAAAAGCCCAAGAAGGGCTGGCACATGAAGTTGGAGTTCGAGAATACGCCCACCAGCGGGCAAATTGTACTTACGCTGGACAATGTGGCGAAAGCCTTTGGCAACTTACGCCTGTTCGAGCGGGTTACGGGCGAACTAAAGAAAGGTGAGCGGGTAGTGTTGTTGGGCGCGAACGGTACGGGCAAAACCACCTTGCTAAAAATCATCGCGGGCGAACTTGCGCCGGACAGTGGCATTGCCCGATTGGGCGCGAATGTGCGAGTGGGATACTTCTCGCAGGAACAAGAGGGATTGAAACCGCAGCAAACCGCGTTGGAAGCGGTGCGCGAGGTAACCGCGCTCTCCGAAACCGAGGCGCGTAACTTCCTGCATTATTTCCTCTTTTCAGGTGATGAAGTGTTCACGCCCGTAGGCAACCTCAGCTACGGCGAACGGGCGCGACTAGCGTTGGCGCGTTTAGTGCTGAGCGGGGTTAATTTCCTGCTGCTGGATGAACCACTCAACCATCTGGACATTAAATCGCGAGAGCAATTCGAGGAAGCATTGGAACAGTTCGAGGGCACTATCCTAGCCGTAGCGCACGACCGCTATTTCGTGGCGCATTTCGCCGAACGCATCTGGGCAATTCAGGATAAAGCACTCAAAAGCTATTATGCTTTGGAGGATTACGAACGGGCTGTGGCAGTGTAA
- a CDS encoding glycosyltransferase, with translation MLRISLIAPFGLKHKGTASARILPLAEALAERGHLVRVCVPPWDDPEPSLPSFARCNGVELVTVSLRPAPLALQLPRRLGQTALAFKPDVIHVFKPKAYSGLTALLFSLRGKPFVLDTDDWEGAGGWNDINPYSLLQKRLFAWQERDLPRRAAAVTVASRTLQTQVWGFGVARDKVFYLPNGVSPTKYAGWQGAKAEEATQRWQAKLGLEGKTVLLAYTRFAEFKAPRLLEIVRRTLDLLPPAQAENTRLLVVGGGFFGEEKGLHELAQHYGLSGKVIVTGQAAWEDLPGLLRCGDVALYPFDDTLINRARCSVKFLELLLAERPVVTEAVGQQSEYLREGEGGHLVAPGDTAAFAAAAAQLLQLSPESRHELGAIAARRLYSEFSWSKLVEQAEAAYTATARS, from the coding sequence TTGCTTAGAATCAGCCTCATTGCCCCTTTCGGTTTGAAACACAAAGGTACTGCCAGCGCCCGGATTCTACCTTTGGCGGAAGCGCTGGCAGAGCGTGGGCATCTAGTGCGGGTGTGTGTGCCCCCATGGGATGACCCCGAACCGTCTCTGCCCAGTTTCGCACGCTGCAACGGGGTGGAGCTAGTGACCGTTTCGTTAAGACCGGCACCGCTTGCTTTGCAATTGCCCCGCAGGTTGGGGCAGACTGCGCTGGCTTTCAAGCCCGATGTAATCCATGTGTTCAAGCCCAAAGCCTATAGCGGGCTTACTGCTTTGCTGTTTTCCTTGCGAGGCAAACCTTTCGTACTGGATACTGACGATTGGGAAGGTGCGGGCGGCTGGAATGATATTAACCCATATTCTCTCTTGCAAAAAAGGCTCTTTGCATGGCAAGAACGAGACTTGCCACGCCGCGCCGCTGCCGTTACCGTTGCCAGCCGCACCTTGCAAACTCAGGTATGGGGCTTTGGGGTAGCGCGCGACAAGGTTTTTTATCTGCCAAACGGTGTTTCACCCACCAAATATGCGGGGTGGCAGGGTGCTAAAGCAGAAGAAGCAACCCAACGTTGGCAGGCAAAACTCGGTCTAGAAGGTAAAACGGTACTGCTGGCTTACACCCGTTTTGCCGAGTTTAAAGCGCCGCGTTTGCTGGAAATCGTGCGCCGTACTTTGGATTTGTTGCCTCCAGCACAAGCCGAAAATACGCGCTTGCTGGTAGTAGGTGGTGGCTTTTTTGGAGAAGAAAAAGGGCTTCACGAATTGGCACAACACTATGGGTTAAGCGGAAAAGTAATTGTTACCGGGCAAGCTGCTTGGGAGGATTTGCCCGGTCTGTTGCGCTGCGGAGATGTTGCGCTCTATCCCTTCGATGATACCCTGATAAATCGGGCGCGTTGTTCGGTGAAATTCCTCGAATTGTTGCTGGCAGAACGCCCGGTTGTGACCGAAGCGGTAGGGCAACAGAGCGAGTATTTACGCGAAGGCGAGGGTGGGCATCTAGTCGCGCCGGGTGACACTGCCGCTTTTGCTGCTGCCGCCGCTCAACTTTTGCAGCTAAGCCCAGAATCGCGCCATGAGTTGGGGGCAATTGCCGCCCGCCGCCTTTATTCTGAATTTAGCTGGTCAAAACTGGTGGAACAGGCAGAAGCGGCTTACACTGCCACAGCCCGTTCGTAA
- a CDS encoding glycogen synthase, whose translation MKILIVAAEATPFAKVGHVAEVIGSLPSALAKLGHDVRLVIPRYGRISPNKFDLKPVINQLNIPLKNERTEPVSVLASSLKEEVPVYLIDSDRYFNREGIYGYPDDDERFILFCRAVLEMLPQLNWQPDVIHCHEWHTALIPYWLKTQHATTPFYRNIASVYTIHNLAYQGIFGYRVLEIAGIADYNFIYNNAQEHSELVSLMSLGIRHADIISTVSPSYAKEILSPQFGENMNGLLNERSDRLCGILNGIDTNHFNPATDRYLAATFDVKTLKKRGANKLDLQREIGLPQNPDIPLIGMITRLASQKGLDLLEQIINPLMQLNIQFVLMGTGDQMYHEFFSQIAQRYPDKMALRLTFNAILAQKIYGGSDIFLMPSRFEPCGLGQLIAMRYGSIPVVRKTGGLADTVQDFDPATGEGNGFSFVEYDQWMLFATIVRALETYKNREVWHKLMERDMQRDYSWDSSAVEYVKTFQRAIKLRQKVETV comes from the coding sequence TTGAAAATACTGATAGTCGCTGCAGAAGCAACGCCGTTTGCCAAAGTTGGACATGTAGCGGAGGTCATAGGTTCTTTACCTAGCGCGCTGGCAAAGCTGGGGCATGATGTTAGGCTGGTAATTCCGCGTTACGGCAGGATAAGCCCGAATAAATTTGACCTTAAGCCCGTTATCAATCAATTAAATATACCGCTAAAAAACGAACGAACCGAGCCTGTATCAGTGCTAGCAAGTAGCCTCAAAGAAGAAGTGCCGGTTTACCTGATTGATAGTGACCGCTATTTTAATCGCGAGGGTATTTACGGTTATCCAGACGATGATGAGCGTTTTATTTTATTCTGTCGCGCCGTGTTAGAAATGTTGCCACAACTCAACTGGCAACCGGATGTTATCCATTGCCACGAATGGCACACTGCTCTTATCCCCTATTGGCTGAAAACCCAACACGCCACTACGCCTTTCTATCGCAATATAGCCAGCGTATATACCATCCACAACCTAGCGTATCAGGGTATTTTCGGTTACAGGGTGCTTGAAATTGCCGGAATAGCCGATTACAATTTTATCTATAACAATGCGCAGGAACACTCCGAACTGGTTAGCTTGATGAGTCTGGGTATTCGCCACGCCGATATAATCAGCACCGTCAGCCCTTCTTATGCTAAGGAGATATTGTCACCTCAGTTTGGGGAAAACATGAACGGTTTGCTGAACGAGCGCAGCGACAGACTTTGCGGTATTCTGAACGGGATTGACACCAACCATTTTAACCCTGCCACCGACCGCTATCTGGCGGCTACCTTTGATGTCAAAACCTTGAAAAAACGTGGTGCGAACAAACTCGATTTGCAACGTGAGATAGGGCTACCCCAGAATCCGGACATTCCGCTGATTGGAATGATTACCCGCCTTGCCAGCCAGAAGGGGCTTGATTTGCTGGAACAAATTATTAACCCGCTGATGCAACTCAATATACAATTCGTGTTGATGGGTACCGGCGACCAAATGTATCATGAATTTTTCAGCCAGATTGCCCAGCGTTATCCTGATAAAATGGCTTTACGCTTAACCTTTAACGCGATTTTGGCGCAGAAAATCTACGGAGGCAGCGATATTTTTTTGATGCCTTCCCGCTTTGAACCATGTGGTCTGGGGCAGTTGATCGCCATGCGTTACGGCTCAATTCCGGTGGTCAGAAAAACAGGTGGGCTTGCCGACACCGTGCAGGATTTCGACCCTGCTACCGGAGAGGGAAACGGCTTTTCCTTCGTAGAGTACGACCAATGGATGCTTTTTGCTACAATAGTGCGCGCGCTTGAAACTTACAAAAACCGGGAAGTGTGGCATAAACTGATGGAACGAGATATGCAACGGGATTATTCTTGGGATAGCAGCGCAGTTGAATATGTCAAAACTTTCCAACGTGCCATCAAATTGCGGCAAAAGGTAGAAACAGTTTGA